Proteins encoded in a region of the Vicia villosa cultivar HV-30 ecotype Madison, WI linkage group LG5, Vvil1.0, whole genome shotgun sequence genome:
- the LOC131602078 gene encoding GTPase-activating protein GYP1-like yields MNKPPREDDRNNTPTSLDSRFSQTLRNVQGLLKGRSMPGKVLLSKRSEPLDNAISKVSSTFYKRSYSQNDAGTSDHPSAAVEEEVQSTSKSASVVNVSKLKISTSLVERDNLSEDIRKYTMGARATDSARVTKFTKVLSGPVVILDKLRELAWSGVPDYMRPKVWRLLLGYEPPNSDRKEGVLRRKRGEYLDCISQYYDIPASERSDDEVTMLRQIAVDCPRTVPDVPFFQQQQVQKSLERILYAWAIRHPASGYVQGINDLVTPFLVVFISEYLEGGIDDWSMSDLSSDKISNIEADCYGCLSKLLDGMQDHYTFAQPGIQRLVFKLKELVRRIDEPVSQHIEDQGLEFLQFAFRWFNCLLIREIPFELITRLWDTYLAEGDALPDFLVYIFASFLLTWSDKLPSLEFQELVMFLQHLPTQNWTHQDLDMVLSRAFMWHSMFNNSPSHFSS; encoded by the exons ATGAACAAGCCTCCCCGAGAAGATGACCGCAACAACACTCCTACTTCTCTCGACTCCAGATTCAGCCAAACCCTACGAAATGTTCAAGG GCTACTCAAAGGTCGTAGCATGCCCGGTAAAGTATTGCTGAGCAAAAGGTCAGAGCCATTAGATAACGCTATCTCAAAGGTATCCTCAACGTTTTACAAAAGGAGTTACTCGCAGAATGATGCTGGCACGAGCGATCACCCATCTGCTGCAGTAGAG GAGGAAGTTCAGAGTACAAGCAAATCAGCTAGTGTTGTTAATGTTAGTAAGTTGAAAATATCAACCTCCCTTGTGGAAAGAGATAACTTATCTGAAGATATTCGCAAATATACGATGGGCGCTAGAGCTACGGACTCAGCGAGAGTTACAAAGTTTACTAAAGTGCTTTCTGGACCAGTGGTTATATTAG ACAAATTGCGAGAATTAGCTTGGAGTGGTGTTCCAGATTATATGCGTCCTAAAGTGTGGAGACTCCTCTTG GGATATGAACCACCTAATTCAGATAGAAAGGAGGGAGTTCTGAGAAGGAAGCGTGGAGAGTATCTTGACTGTATTTCTCAGTATTATGATATTCCTGCTTCAGAACGTTCGGATGACGAGGTCACCATGCTTCGCCAG ATTGCCGTTGATTGTCCAAGAACTGTACCTGATGTTCCTTTCTTCCAGCAACAGCAAGTTCAGAAATCATTGGAACGTATTCTTTATGCATG GGCCATTCGACATCCTGCAAGTGGATATGTTCAGGGGATAAATGATCTCGTTACACCATTTTTAGTTGTTTTTATATCAGAATACTTAGAAGGAGGTATAGATGATTGGTCCATGTCTGATTTATCTTCCGACAAAATCTCTAATATAGAGGCTGACTGCTACGGGTGTTTGTCAAAGTTGCTTGATGGTATGCAAGACCATTACACATTTGCACAACCTGGAATTCAAAGgcttgtttttaaattaaaggaaTTGGTCAGGAGGATTGATG AGCCTGTTTCACAACATATAGAGGATCAGGGACTTGagtttcttcaatttgctttccGCTGGTTCAACTGTCTTCTAATCCGCGAG ATACCATTTGAGCTCATCACACGCCTTTGGGACACGTATCTAGCTGAAGGAGATGCCTTACCAGACTTCCTCGTGTATATATTTGCCAGTTTCCTTCTAACG tGGTCAGACAAGCTACCGAGCTTGGAATTCCAGGAGTTAGTAATGTTCCTTCAACACCTTCCAACTCAGAACTGGACTCACCA